From the genome of Fusobacterium varium, one region includes:
- the porA_5 gene encoding Pyruvate synthase subunit porA, whose translation MSIRERMSGNEAVAIAMRQINPDVVPAFPITPSTEIPQYFSQYVADGSVDSEFIPVESEHSAMSAAMGSQAAGARTMTATSSCGLALMWEMLYVVASARLPVTLACVNRALTGPININADHSDSMGARDTGWIQLYSETNQEAYDNMLQANRIGEHPDVQLPVMVCQDGFITSHAVENIELLEDDKAKAFVGEYKPEDYLLNAKRPTAVGPYDIVSYYMEHKVNQAYAMMNAKKVILEVAAEYEKLTGRKYGLFEEYRLDDAEVAIVVINSTAGTAKAAIEELRKEGKKVGLLKIRVFRPFPMEEIAQALKNIKMVAVMDKCEGFSAAGGPVFAEVRSALYDCSPRPKMINYVYGLGGRDITVNHIKEIFNTLLAEKDQEVKDTYRHFGVRE comes from the coding sequence ATGAGTATAAGAGAAAGAATGTCAGGAAATGAAGCTGTTGCAATAGCAATGAGACAAATAAATCCAGATGTAGTACCTGCTTTTCCAATCACTCCATCAACAGAGATACCACAATATTTCTCTCAATATGTTGCAGATGGATCAGTAGATAGTGAATTTATTCCAGTAGAATCAGAACACAGCGCTATGTCAGCAGCAATGGGATCACAGGCAGCTGGAGCGAGAACTATGACAGCTACTTCATCATGTGGACTTGCATTGATGTGGGAAATGCTTTATGTTGTAGCTTCTGCAAGACTTCCTGTAACTTTAGCATGTGTAAACAGAGCTCTTACAGGACCTATTAATATCAATGCAGATCATAGTGACTCTATGGGAGCAAGAGATACTGGTTGGATTCAACTATATAGCGAAACAAATCAGGAAGCTTATGATAATATGCTTCAAGCTAACAGAATAGGAGAGCACCCAGATGTTCAGCTTCCAGTAATGGTATGTCAAGATGGATTTATAACAAGCCATGCTGTAGAAAATATAGAACTATTAGAAGATGACAAAGCTAAAGCATTTGTTGGAGAGTATAAACCAGAAGATTATCTTTTAAATGCTAAAAGACCTACAGCAGTAGGACCTTATGATATAGTTTCTTACTATATGGAGCATAAAGTAAATCAAGCTTATGCTATGATGAATGCTAAAAAAGTAATTCTTGAAGTAGCAGCAGAATATGAAAAACTTACTGGAAGAAAATATGGATTATTTGAAGAATATAGACTTGATGATGCAGAAGTTGCAATAGTAGTTATCAACTCAACTGCTGGAACAGCTAAAGCAGCAATAGAAGAATTGAGAAAAGAAGGTAAAAAAGTAGGACTTCTAAAAATCAGAGTATTCAGACCATTCCCAATGGAAGAAATAGCACAGGCGCTTAAAAATATCAAAATGGTAGCAGTAATGGATAAATGTGAAGGATTCTCAGCTGCTGGAGGACCAGTGTTTGCAGAGGTAAGATCAGCCCTTTATGACTGCAGTCCAAGACCAAAAATGATCAACTATGTATATGGACTTGGAGGAAGAGATATAACTGTAAATCATATAAAAGAGATATTTAATACTCTATTGGCAGAAAAAGATCAGGAAGTTAAAGATACATATAGACATTTTGGTGTAAGAGAGTAG
- the porD_3 gene encoding Pyruvic-ferredoxin oxidoreductase subunit delta → MKNKAGVLITEDINWKDITPGGVVYEAGSAQHFRTGDWRSMKPVLLRDKCVDCLLCVPCCPDSAIPVKDGKRLDFDMDHCKGCGICVKACPFKAIEFIKE, encoded by the coding sequence ATGAAAAATAAAGCTGGTGTACTAATAACTGAAGATATTAACTGGAAAGATATAACTCCTGGTGGAGTAGTCTATGAAGCTGGAAGTGCTCAACATTTTAGAACTGGAGATTGGAGATCAATGAAGCCAGTATTGTTGAGAGATAAATGTGTTGACTGTCTTTTATGTGTGCCTTGCTGTCCAGATTCAGCAATACCTGTAAAAGATGGAAAGAGATTAGATTTTGATATGGATCATTGCAAAGGTTGTGGAATTTGTGTAAAAGCATGTCCATTTAAAGCGATAGAATTTATAAAAGAGTAG
- the porB_4 gene encoding Pyruvate synthase subunit porB, with translation MAYNFKKEMEKPERLTGGHRMCAGCGAPVAVRGVLRALKEEDEAVICSATSCLEVSTFLYPYTAWKDSFIHSAFENAAATISGAQTAYKVLKKKGKIDESYKFIAFGGDGGTYDIGFQSLSGAMERGHDMVYVCYDNEAYMNTGIQRSSATPIGADTTTTPIGKESAGKPQGRKDLTDVISAHNVPYVAQTTFMGNFKDLHEKAEKAIYTEGAAFLNILAPCPRGWRYEGEDLMEMCKLAVETCYWPLFEVINGEWKLSYRPKVKLPVEEFLKKQGRFKHLFKPENRHIIDRIQKDVDLKWERLLKRCGEELDK, from the coding sequence ATGGCATATAATTTCAAAAAAGAAATGGAAAAACCTGAAAGACTTACTGGAGGACACAGAATGTGTGCAGGGTGTGGAGCGCCAGTAGCAGTAAGAGGAGTATTAAGAGCATTAAAAGAGGAAGATGAAGCAGTAATATGTAGTGCAACAAGCTGTCTTGAAGTATCAACTTTCCTATATCCATATACAGCATGGAAAGATTCATTTATTCACTCAGCATTTGAAAATGCAGCAGCAACAATAAGTGGAGCACAAACTGCATATAAAGTATTAAAGAAAAAAGGAAAAATAGATGAGTCATATAAATTCATAGCTTTTGGAGGAGATGGAGGAACTTATGATATAGGATTCCAATCATTATCAGGAGCAATGGAAAGAGGACATGATATGGTGTATGTATGTTATGATAATGAAGCATACATGAATACAGGTATCCAAAGATCATCAGCGACACCTATAGGAGCAGATACAACAACAACACCAATAGGAAAAGAAAGTGCAGGAAAGCCACAAGGAAGAAAAGATCTTACAGATGTAATATCAGCTCACAATGTACCATATGTAGCTCAGACAACATTTATGGGAAACTTTAAAGACCTTCATGAGAAAGCAGAAAAAGCAATCTATACAGAAGGAGCAGCATTCCTAAATATATTAGCCCCATGCCCAAGAGGATGGAGATATGAGGGAGAAGACTTGATGGAAATGTGTAAATTAGCAGTAGAAACTTGCTATTGGCCACTATTTGAAGTAATAAATGGAGAATGGAAATTAAGTTATAGACCAAAAGTAAAATTACCAGTAGAGGAATTTTTGAAAAAGCAGGGAAGATTTAAACATCTATTTAAACCAGAAAACAGACACATCATAGATAGAATTCAAAAAGATGTGGATTTGAAATGGGAAAGACTTCTTAAAAGATGTGGAGAAGAATTAGATAAATAG